A single region of the Drosophila miranda strain MSH22 chromosome 2, D.miranda_PacBio2.1, whole genome shotgun sequence genome encodes:
- the LOC108154858 gene encoding transcription intermediary factor 1-alpha isoform X4: MDLDLDHLKNDFLPLIAGIKQELLDTGPSDGMPQMNMQSTATASSGAATTSTSSSSTSSMGNPCDSAEKRSESNSSASAKFTLFKCVYCAQLLGSNDRPKLLECLHVACSQCVSTKFSEVDRSLPPLIHCPVCDNASQNEFIVDNQFLIEQCTAGESGDGSGSELGQKSVATIVQCSSCSDGAAATSWCVDCSEYICDSCVQAHQRLKITKDHTIKPKDEANNEQLAGTAGVDKLHMCQLHTQEKLSLFCETCDKLTCRDCQLSDHRDHKYKFAHEIATESRQALSTLVSEINYKRFLLSSATKVIDDRQQLIHDKKKDLIKEITAMAVKITNTVNTRGKQLIMRLNEVCDSKLKVLVEKKETLQLLSDNTDHCIEFMQNALDKGSDFAILSSKKSLVRHLQKLKCQRADIPNPEIPVRIQVQLNQVSDLQKVISQLGIIIVDGKPYPPSASPNGTPQPPPRQPPSPNMAPPLRPGLPPGMSAGLSPNGPPVNFGPQNGPPMYSSAAAQQQFNNLSAMSRSFPGDGPGKVRFGGMPPVGLQRHGQPHVSSSTHPQNMDISLRGLLNNQAAQSPNAGHMGFNGPPSYPGGPQGGPSPAHQQMGGPQMRPHFMGGQQGFSQGGGGGPGGGPRDNNFMSSNAARFQSQYQRMASHAQQAAVAAMAGAGGGGGQIPSPGSLQRPQMMQNPMQNSLGFHGSQAGFNTGPPQTSPQLGGGMHSLAKWHIPQSAQQSNMCSQQGPLLPFANGRQTSENFKISLKSPNTLKNSTPPSLGLGVPGMPGLGNGSLVNAAVLGLGPAVSILSNVTSTNPKTPSPSTHENTKDFTEPIDKVRDDSINDLIATIAKLDSNGVQVLPEGRTKTTSPQVHSSTDLSNTQEDDPNEDWCAVCLDGGELMCCDKCPKVFHQNCHIPAISSLPDESESWQCLLCVNLKELTKNEGATADKSAHPGELSSLQLRILQRICLELYCQYEQSLNFREPESPANTSYYEIVSSPMSLDVIRTRLDPSSPNHYKDIAGFVTDVRLIFSNTYLFYQEDTKTYTNAKYLENFFEEQLAKWLPNFEGKLSKGSSASCSPALMAAAAAANAAGSPSPIENGRKSCGSASLGDNGGACLPPKRARRNVHE, from the exons TCGGAGTCGAATTCCTCGGCCTCGGCCAAGTTCACGCTGTTCAAGTGCGTGTACTGTGCCCAGCTGCTGGGCTCCAACGACCGTCCGAAGCTGCTGGAGTGCCTCCATGTGGCCTGCTCGCAGTGCGTGAGCACAAAGTTCTCGGAGGTGGACCGCTCCCTGCCGCCGCTGATACACTGTCCGGTGTGCGACAACGCCTCCCAGAACGAGTTCATCGTGGACAACCAGTTCCTGATCGAGCAGTGCACGGCCGGGGAGAGCGGCGACGGCAGCGGCTCGGAGCTCGGCCAGAAGAGCGTCGCGACCATCGTGCAGTGCAGCAGCTGCTCGGACGGGGCAGCGGCCACGTCGTGGTGCGTCGACTGCTCGGAGTACATATGCGACAGCTGTGTGCAGGCGCACCAGCGCCTCAAGATCACCAAGGACCACACGATCAAGCCGAAGGACGAGGCAAACAACGAGCAGCTGGCCGGCACGGCCGGCGTCGACAAGCTGCACATGTGCCAGCTGCACACCCAGGAGAAGCTGTCGCTCTTCTGCGAGACCTGCGACAAGCTCACGTGCCGCGACTGCCAGCTGAGCGACCATCGGGATCACAAGTACAAGTTCGCCCACGAGATCGCCACTGAGTCGCGGCAGGCGCTCTCCACGCTCGTCTCCGAGATCAACTACAAGCGGTTCCTGCTCTCGTCGGCCACCAAGGTGATCGACGACCGGCAGCAGCTGATACACGACAAGAAGAAGGACCTCATCAAGGAGATCACCGCCATGGCGGTGAAGATCACCAACACGGTCAACACGCGCGGCAAGCAGCTGATCATGCGCCTCAACGAGGTCTGCGACAGCAAGCTGAAGGTCCTCGTGGAGAAGAAGGAGACGCTCCAGCTGCTCTCCGACAACACGGACCACTGCATCGAGTTCATGCAGAACGCCCTCGACAAGGGCAGCGACTTCGCGATACTCTCCAGCAAAAAGTCGCTGGTGCGGCATCTGCAGAAGCTCAAGTGCCAGCGGGCGGACATACCCAATCCGGAGATACCCGTGCGCATCCAGGTGCAGCTCAACCAGGTGTCCGACCTGCAGAAGGTCATCTCCCAGCTGGGCATCATCATTGTCGATGGCAAGCCGTACCCCCCGTCAGCCTCGCCCAACGGCACGCCCCAGCCGCCGCCGCGACAGCCGCCCAGCCCGAACATGGCGCCGCCCCTGCGGCCGGGCCTGCCGCCGGGCATGTCCGCCGGCCTCTCGCCCAACGGGCCGCCCGTCAACTTTGGCCCGCAGAACGGTCCCCCGATGTACAGCAGTGCGGCGGCCCAGCAGCAGTTCAACAATCTGTCGGCGATGAGCAGGTCCTTTCCGGGCGATGGACCAGGTAAGG TTCGCTTTGGGGGAATGCCGCCGGTGGGCTTGCAGCGACACGGCCAGCCGCACGTAAGCTCCTCCACACATCCGCAGAATATGG ACATCAGCCTGCGGGGCCTGCTGAACAATCAGGCGGCGCAGAGCCCCAATGCCGGGCACATGGGCTTCAATGGGCCGCCCAGCTATCCGGGCGGGCCGCAGGGCGGTCCCTCGCCAGCCCACCAGCAGATGGGGGGACCGCAGATGCGACCGCATTTCATGGGTGGCCAGCAGGGTTTCTCGcagggcggcggcggcggtccCGGAGGCGGGCCCAGGGACAACAATTTCATGAGCAGCAATGCGGCGCGTTTCCAGTCGCAGTACCAGCGCATGGCGAGCCATGCCCAGCAGGCGGCCGTAGCGGCCATGGCCGGAGCAGGTGGCGGAGGCGGCCAGATACCGTCGCCCGGGTCGCTGCAGCGCCCACAAATGATGCAGAATCCCATGCAGAAT TCGTTGGGGTTTCATGGGAGCCAGGCTGGCTTTAATACCGGCCCACCGCAGACGTCGCCGCAGCTAGGCGGCGGCATGCACAGCCTGGCCAAGTGGCACATACCGCAGTCCGCGCAGCAGTCGAACA TGTGCTCTCAGCAGGGTCCCCTTTTGCCGTTCGCCAATGGCCGCCAGACATCGGAAAATTTTAAAATCTCCCTGAAGTCCCCCAACACGCTCAAGAACAGCACTCCGCCCAGCTTGGGGTTGGGCGTTCCGGGCATGCCGGGCCTTGGCAATGGTTCGTTGGTCAATGCCGCCGTCCTAGGGCTTGGCCCCGCTGTATCGATACTCTCCAACGTCACCTCGACAAATCCAAAGACGCCCAGTCCCAGCACCCATGAG AACACCAAGGACTTCACCGAGCCCATTGACAAGGTGCGCGACGACTCCATCAACGATCTGATAGCGACCATCGCCAAGCTGGACTCGAACGGGGTGCAAGTGTTGCCCGAGGGCCGCACCAAGACCACCTCGCCGCAGGTGCACAGCTCCACGGACCTGTCGAACACGCAGGAAG aTGACCCCAACGAGGATTGGTGCGCCGTCTGCCTGGACGGGGGCGAGCTCATGTGCTGCGACAAGTGCCCCAAGGTGTTCCACCAGAACTGTCACATACCCGCGATCAGCTCGCTGCcggacgagagcgagagctgGCAGTGTCTGCTGTGCgtcaacctcaaggaattgaCCAAGAACGAGGGCGCCACCGCCGACAAGTCGGCCCATCCGGGCGAGCTGAGCAGCCTGCAGCTGAGGATATTGCAGCGCATTTGCCTGGAGCTGTACTGCCAGTACGAGCAGAGTCTCAACTTCCGTGAACCAGAGTCGCCGGCCAACACGTCCTACTACGAGATTGTGTCCAG TCCCATGTCCCTGGATGTGATACGCACACGTCTGGATCCCTCCAGTCCCAATCACTACAAGGATATTGCTGGTTTCGTGACCGACGTGCGCTTGATATTCTCCAACACATATCTGTTCTATCAG GAGGACACGAAAACGTACACCAATgccaaatacttggagaacttCTTCGAGGAGCAACTGGCCAAGTGGCTGCCCAATTTCGAGGGCAAGCTGAGCAAGGGCAGCAGCGCTTCCTGTTCGCCCGCCCTAatggcggcagcggcggcggccaACGCGGCTGGCTCGCCGTCACCCATCGAGAATGGACGCAAGAGCTGCGGCTCGGCTTCGTTGGGCGACAACGGTGGTGCCTGCTTGCCGCCCAAACGGGCGCGGCGGAATGTGCACGAATAG
- the LOC108154858 gene encoding transcription intermediary factor 1-alpha isoform X3, translating to MDLDLDHLKNDFLPLIAGIKQELLDTGPSDGMPQMNMQSTATASSGAATTSTSSSSTSSMGNPCDSAEKRSESNSSASAKFTLFKCVYCAQLLGSNDRPKLLECLHVACSQCVSTKFSEVDRSLPPLIHCPVCDNASQNEFIVDNQFLIEQCTAGESGDGSGSELGQKSVATIVQCSSCSDGAAATSWCVDCSEYICDSCVQAHQRLKITKDHTIKPKDEANNEQLAGTAGVDKLHMCQLHTQEKLSLFCETCDKLTCRDCQLSDHRDHKYKFAHEIATESRQALSTLVSEINYKRFLLSSATKVIDDRQQLIHDKKKDLIKEITAMAVKITNTVNTRGKQLIMRLNEVCDSKLKVLVEKKETLQLLSDNTDHCIEFMQNALDKGSDFAILSSKKSLVRHLQKLKCQRADIPNPEIPVRIQVQLNQVSDLQKVISQLGIIIVDGKPYPPSASPNGTPQPPPRQPPSPNMAPPLRPGLPPGMSAGLSPNGPPVNFGPQNGPPMYSSAAAQQQFNNLSAMSRSFPGDGPVRFGGMPPVGLQRHGQPHVSSSTHPQNMDISLRGLLNNQAAQSPNAGHMGFNGPPSYPGGPQGGPSPAHQQMGGPQMRPHFMGGQQGFSQGGGGGPGGGPRDNNFMSSNAARFQSQYQRMASHAQQAAVAAMAGAGGGGGQIPSPGSLQRPQMMQNPMQNSLGFHGSQAGFNTGPPQTSPQLGGGMHSLAKWHIPQSAQQSNMCSQQGPLLPFANGRQTSENFKISLKSPNTLKNSTPPSLGLGVPGMPGLGNGSLVNAAVLGLGPAVSILSNVTSTNPKTPSPSTHENTKDFTEPIDKVRDDSINDLIATIAKLDSNGVQVLPEGRTKTTSPQVHSSTDLSNTQEVNNKNEQKDDPNEDWCAVCLDGGELMCCDKCPKVFHQNCHIPAISSLPDESESWQCLLCVNLKELTKNEGATADKSAHPGELSSLQLRILQRICLELYCQYEQSLNFREPESPANTSYYEIVSSPMSLDVIRTRLDPSSPNHYKDIAGFVTDVRLIFSNTYLFYQEDTKTYTNAKYLENFFEEQLAKWLPNFEGKLSKGSSASCSPALMAAAAAANAAGSPSPIENGRKSCGSASLGDNGGACLPPKRARRNVHE from the exons TCGGAGTCGAATTCCTCGGCCTCGGCCAAGTTCACGCTGTTCAAGTGCGTGTACTGTGCCCAGCTGCTGGGCTCCAACGACCGTCCGAAGCTGCTGGAGTGCCTCCATGTGGCCTGCTCGCAGTGCGTGAGCACAAAGTTCTCGGAGGTGGACCGCTCCCTGCCGCCGCTGATACACTGTCCGGTGTGCGACAACGCCTCCCAGAACGAGTTCATCGTGGACAACCAGTTCCTGATCGAGCAGTGCACGGCCGGGGAGAGCGGCGACGGCAGCGGCTCGGAGCTCGGCCAGAAGAGCGTCGCGACCATCGTGCAGTGCAGCAGCTGCTCGGACGGGGCAGCGGCCACGTCGTGGTGCGTCGACTGCTCGGAGTACATATGCGACAGCTGTGTGCAGGCGCACCAGCGCCTCAAGATCACCAAGGACCACACGATCAAGCCGAAGGACGAGGCAAACAACGAGCAGCTGGCCGGCACGGCCGGCGTCGACAAGCTGCACATGTGCCAGCTGCACACCCAGGAGAAGCTGTCGCTCTTCTGCGAGACCTGCGACAAGCTCACGTGCCGCGACTGCCAGCTGAGCGACCATCGGGATCACAAGTACAAGTTCGCCCACGAGATCGCCACTGAGTCGCGGCAGGCGCTCTCCACGCTCGTCTCCGAGATCAACTACAAGCGGTTCCTGCTCTCGTCGGCCACCAAGGTGATCGACGACCGGCAGCAGCTGATACACGACAAGAAGAAGGACCTCATCAAGGAGATCACCGCCATGGCGGTGAAGATCACCAACACGGTCAACACGCGCGGCAAGCAGCTGATCATGCGCCTCAACGAGGTCTGCGACAGCAAGCTGAAGGTCCTCGTGGAGAAGAAGGAGACGCTCCAGCTGCTCTCCGACAACACGGACCACTGCATCGAGTTCATGCAGAACGCCCTCGACAAGGGCAGCGACTTCGCGATACTCTCCAGCAAAAAGTCGCTGGTGCGGCATCTGCAGAAGCTCAAGTGCCAGCGGGCGGACATACCCAATCCGGAGATACCCGTGCGCATCCAGGTGCAGCTCAACCAGGTGTCCGACCTGCAGAAGGTCATCTCCCAGCTGGGCATCATCATTGTCGATGGCAAGCCGTACCCCCCGTCAGCCTCGCCCAACGGCACGCCCCAGCCGCCGCCGCGACAGCCGCCCAGCCCGAACATGGCGCCGCCCCTGCGGCCGGGCCTGCCGCCGGGCATGTCCGCCGGCCTCTCGCCCAACGGGCCGCCCGTCAACTTTGGCCCGCAGAACGGTCCCCCGATGTACAGCAGTGCGGCGGCCCAGCAGCAGTTCAACAATCTGTCGGCGATGAGCAGGTCCTTTCCGGGCGATGGACCAG TTCGCTTTGGGGGAATGCCGCCGGTGGGCTTGCAGCGACACGGCCAGCCGCACGTAAGCTCCTCCACACATCCGCAGAATATGG ACATCAGCCTGCGGGGCCTGCTGAACAATCAGGCGGCGCAGAGCCCCAATGCCGGGCACATGGGCTTCAATGGGCCGCCCAGCTATCCGGGCGGGCCGCAGGGCGGTCCCTCGCCAGCCCACCAGCAGATGGGGGGACCGCAGATGCGACCGCATTTCATGGGTGGCCAGCAGGGTTTCTCGcagggcggcggcggcggtccCGGAGGCGGGCCCAGGGACAACAATTTCATGAGCAGCAATGCGGCGCGTTTCCAGTCGCAGTACCAGCGCATGGCGAGCCATGCCCAGCAGGCGGCCGTAGCGGCCATGGCCGGAGCAGGTGGCGGAGGCGGCCAGATACCGTCGCCCGGGTCGCTGCAGCGCCCACAAATGATGCAGAATCCCATGCAGAAT TCGTTGGGGTTTCATGGGAGCCAGGCTGGCTTTAATACCGGCCCACCGCAGACGTCGCCGCAGCTAGGCGGCGGCATGCACAGCCTGGCCAAGTGGCACATACCGCAGTCCGCGCAGCAGTCGAACA TGTGCTCTCAGCAGGGTCCCCTTTTGCCGTTCGCCAATGGCCGCCAGACATCGGAAAATTTTAAAATCTCCCTGAAGTCCCCCAACACGCTCAAGAACAGCACTCCGCCCAGCTTGGGGTTGGGCGTTCCGGGCATGCCGGGCCTTGGCAATGGTTCGTTGGTCAATGCCGCCGTCCTAGGGCTTGGCCCCGCTGTATCGATACTCTCCAACGTCACCTCGACAAATCCAAAGACGCCCAGTCCCAGCACCCATGAG AACACCAAGGACTTCACCGAGCCCATTGACAAGGTGCGCGACGACTCCATCAACGATCTGATAGCGACCATCGCCAAGCTGGACTCGAACGGGGTGCAAGTGTTGCCCGAGGGCCGCACCAAGACCACCTCGCCGCAGGTGCACAGCTCCACGGACCTGTCGAACACGCAGGAAG TTAATaataaaaacgaacaaaaagaTGACCCCAACGAGGATTGGTGCGCCGTCTGCCTGGACGGGGGCGAGCTCATGTGCTGCGACAAGTGCCCCAAGGTGTTCCACCAGAACTGTCACATACCCGCGATCAGCTCGCTGCcggacgagagcgagagctgGCAGTGTCTGCTGTGCgtcaacctcaaggaattgaCCAAGAACGAGGGCGCCACCGCCGACAAGTCGGCCCATCCGGGCGAGCTGAGCAGCCTGCAGCTGAGGATATTGCAGCGCATTTGCCTGGAGCTGTACTGCCAGTACGAGCAGAGTCTCAACTTCCGTGAACCAGAGTCGCCGGCCAACACGTCCTACTACGAGATTGTGTCCAG TCCCATGTCCCTGGATGTGATACGCACACGTCTGGATCCCTCCAGTCCCAATCACTACAAGGATATTGCTGGTTTCGTGACCGACGTGCGCTTGATATTCTCCAACACATATCTGTTCTATCAG GAGGACACGAAAACGTACACCAATgccaaatacttggagaacttCTTCGAGGAGCAACTGGCCAAGTGGCTGCCCAATTTCGAGGGCAAGCTGAGCAAGGGCAGCAGCGCTTCCTGTTCGCCCGCCCTAatggcggcagcggcggcggccaACGCGGCTGGCTCGCCGTCACCCATCGAGAATGGACGCAAGAGCTGCGGCTCGGCTTCGTTGGGCGACAACGGTGGTGCCTGCTTGCCGCCCAAACGGGCGCGGCGGAATGTGCACGAATAG
- the LOC108154858 gene encoding transcription intermediary factor 1-alpha isoform X1 produces MDLDLDHLKNDFLPLIAGIKQELLDTGPSDGMPQMNMQSTATASSGAATTSTSSSSTSSMGNPCDSAEKRSESNSSASAKFTLFKCVYCAQLLGSNDRPKLLECLHVACSQCVSTKFSEVDRSLPPLIHCPVCDNASQNEFIVDNQFLIEQCTAGESGDGSGSELGQKSVATIVQCSSCSDGAAATSWCVDCSEYICDSCVQAHQRLKITKDHTIKPKDEANNEQLAGTAGVDKLHMCQLHTQEKLSLFCETCDKLTCRDCQLSDHRDHKYKFAHEIATESRQALSTLVSEINYKRFLLSSATKVIDDRQQLIHDKKKDLIKEITAMAVKITNTVNTRGKQLIMRLNEVCDSKLKVLVEKKETLQLLSDNTDHCIEFMQNALDKGSDFAILSSKKSLVRHLQKLKCQRADIPNPEIPVRIQVQLNQVSDLQKVISQLGIIIVDGKPYPPSASPNGTPQPPPRQPPSPNMAPPLRPGLPPGMSAGLSPNGPPVNFGPQNGPPMYSSAAAQQQFNNLSAMSRSFPGDGPGKVRFGGMPPVGLQRHGQPHVSSSTHPQNMDISLRGLLNNQAAQSPNAGHMGFNGPPSYPGGPQGGPSPAHQQMGGPQMRPHFMGGQQGFSQGGGGGPGGGPRDNNFMSSNAARFQSQYQRMASHAQQAAVAAMAGAGGGGGQIPSPGSLQRPQMMQNPMQNSLGFHGSQAGFNTGPPQTSPQLGGGMHSLAKWHIPQSAQQSNMCSQQGPLLPFANGRQTSENFKISLKSPNTLKNSTPPSLGLGVPGMPGLGNGSLVNAAVLGLGPAVSILSNVTSTNPKTPSPSTHENTKDFTEPIDKVRDDSINDLIATIAKLDSNGVQVLPEGRTKTTSPQVHSSTDLSNTQEVNNKNEQKDDPNEDWCAVCLDGGELMCCDKCPKVFHQNCHIPAISSLPDESESWQCLLCVNLKELTKNEGATADKSAHPGELSSLQLRILQRICLELYCQYEQSLNFREPESPANTSYYEIVSSPMSLDVIRTRLDPSSPNHYKDIAGFVTDVRLIFSNTYLFYQEDTKTYTNAKYLENFFEEQLAKWLPNFEGKLSKGSSASCSPALMAAAAAANAAGSPSPIENGRKSCGSASLGDNGGACLPPKRARRNVHE; encoded by the exons TCGGAGTCGAATTCCTCGGCCTCGGCCAAGTTCACGCTGTTCAAGTGCGTGTACTGTGCCCAGCTGCTGGGCTCCAACGACCGTCCGAAGCTGCTGGAGTGCCTCCATGTGGCCTGCTCGCAGTGCGTGAGCACAAAGTTCTCGGAGGTGGACCGCTCCCTGCCGCCGCTGATACACTGTCCGGTGTGCGACAACGCCTCCCAGAACGAGTTCATCGTGGACAACCAGTTCCTGATCGAGCAGTGCACGGCCGGGGAGAGCGGCGACGGCAGCGGCTCGGAGCTCGGCCAGAAGAGCGTCGCGACCATCGTGCAGTGCAGCAGCTGCTCGGACGGGGCAGCGGCCACGTCGTGGTGCGTCGACTGCTCGGAGTACATATGCGACAGCTGTGTGCAGGCGCACCAGCGCCTCAAGATCACCAAGGACCACACGATCAAGCCGAAGGACGAGGCAAACAACGAGCAGCTGGCCGGCACGGCCGGCGTCGACAAGCTGCACATGTGCCAGCTGCACACCCAGGAGAAGCTGTCGCTCTTCTGCGAGACCTGCGACAAGCTCACGTGCCGCGACTGCCAGCTGAGCGACCATCGGGATCACAAGTACAAGTTCGCCCACGAGATCGCCACTGAGTCGCGGCAGGCGCTCTCCACGCTCGTCTCCGAGATCAACTACAAGCGGTTCCTGCTCTCGTCGGCCACCAAGGTGATCGACGACCGGCAGCAGCTGATACACGACAAGAAGAAGGACCTCATCAAGGAGATCACCGCCATGGCGGTGAAGATCACCAACACGGTCAACACGCGCGGCAAGCAGCTGATCATGCGCCTCAACGAGGTCTGCGACAGCAAGCTGAAGGTCCTCGTGGAGAAGAAGGAGACGCTCCAGCTGCTCTCCGACAACACGGACCACTGCATCGAGTTCATGCAGAACGCCCTCGACAAGGGCAGCGACTTCGCGATACTCTCCAGCAAAAAGTCGCTGGTGCGGCATCTGCAGAAGCTCAAGTGCCAGCGGGCGGACATACCCAATCCGGAGATACCCGTGCGCATCCAGGTGCAGCTCAACCAGGTGTCCGACCTGCAGAAGGTCATCTCCCAGCTGGGCATCATCATTGTCGATGGCAAGCCGTACCCCCCGTCAGCCTCGCCCAACGGCACGCCCCAGCCGCCGCCGCGACAGCCGCCCAGCCCGAACATGGCGCCGCCCCTGCGGCCGGGCCTGCCGCCGGGCATGTCCGCCGGCCTCTCGCCCAACGGGCCGCCCGTCAACTTTGGCCCGCAGAACGGTCCCCCGATGTACAGCAGTGCGGCGGCCCAGCAGCAGTTCAACAATCTGTCGGCGATGAGCAGGTCCTTTCCGGGCGATGGACCAGGTAAGG TTCGCTTTGGGGGAATGCCGCCGGTGGGCTTGCAGCGACACGGCCAGCCGCACGTAAGCTCCTCCACACATCCGCAGAATATGG ACATCAGCCTGCGGGGCCTGCTGAACAATCAGGCGGCGCAGAGCCCCAATGCCGGGCACATGGGCTTCAATGGGCCGCCCAGCTATCCGGGCGGGCCGCAGGGCGGTCCCTCGCCAGCCCACCAGCAGATGGGGGGACCGCAGATGCGACCGCATTTCATGGGTGGCCAGCAGGGTTTCTCGcagggcggcggcggcggtccCGGAGGCGGGCCCAGGGACAACAATTTCATGAGCAGCAATGCGGCGCGTTTCCAGTCGCAGTACCAGCGCATGGCGAGCCATGCCCAGCAGGCGGCCGTAGCGGCCATGGCCGGAGCAGGTGGCGGAGGCGGCCAGATACCGTCGCCCGGGTCGCTGCAGCGCCCACAAATGATGCAGAATCCCATGCAGAAT TCGTTGGGGTTTCATGGGAGCCAGGCTGGCTTTAATACCGGCCCACCGCAGACGTCGCCGCAGCTAGGCGGCGGCATGCACAGCCTGGCCAAGTGGCACATACCGCAGTCCGCGCAGCAGTCGAACA TGTGCTCTCAGCAGGGTCCCCTTTTGCCGTTCGCCAATGGCCGCCAGACATCGGAAAATTTTAAAATCTCCCTGAAGTCCCCCAACACGCTCAAGAACAGCACTCCGCCCAGCTTGGGGTTGGGCGTTCCGGGCATGCCGGGCCTTGGCAATGGTTCGTTGGTCAATGCCGCCGTCCTAGGGCTTGGCCCCGCTGTATCGATACTCTCCAACGTCACCTCGACAAATCCAAAGACGCCCAGTCCCAGCACCCATGAG AACACCAAGGACTTCACCGAGCCCATTGACAAGGTGCGCGACGACTCCATCAACGATCTGATAGCGACCATCGCCAAGCTGGACTCGAACGGGGTGCAAGTGTTGCCCGAGGGCCGCACCAAGACCACCTCGCCGCAGGTGCACAGCTCCACGGACCTGTCGAACACGCAGGAAG TTAATaataaaaacgaacaaaaagaTGACCCCAACGAGGATTGGTGCGCCGTCTGCCTGGACGGGGGCGAGCTCATGTGCTGCGACAAGTGCCCCAAGGTGTTCCACCAGAACTGTCACATACCCGCGATCAGCTCGCTGCcggacgagagcgagagctgGCAGTGTCTGCTGTGCgtcaacctcaaggaattgaCCAAGAACGAGGGCGCCACCGCCGACAAGTCGGCCCATCCGGGCGAGCTGAGCAGCCTGCAGCTGAGGATATTGCAGCGCATTTGCCTGGAGCTGTACTGCCAGTACGAGCAGAGTCTCAACTTCCGTGAACCAGAGTCGCCGGCCAACACGTCCTACTACGAGATTGTGTCCAG TCCCATGTCCCTGGATGTGATACGCACACGTCTGGATCCCTCCAGTCCCAATCACTACAAGGATATTGCTGGTTTCGTGACCGACGTGCGCTTGATATTCTCCAACACATATCTGTTCTATCAG GAGGACACGAAAACGTACACCAATgccaaatacttggagaacttCTTCGAGGAGCAACTGGCCAAGTGGCTGCCCAATTTCGAGGGCAAGCTGAGCAAGGGCAGCAGCGCTTCCTGTTCGCCCGCCCTAatggcggcagcggcggcggccaACGCGGCTGGCTCGCCGTCACCCATCGAGAATGGACGCAAGAGCTGCGGCTCGGCTTCGTTGGGCGACAACGGTGGTGCCTGCTTGCCGCCCAAACGGGCGCGGCGGAATGTGCACGAATAG